The genomic segment CGTTAACTGAGTGTTTGCAGGCGGGTCGAATTTGAGCACCGCAAGATCGTTTTCACGGTCTACCCCGATAATCTTTGCGCTGTATTGGCTGCCGTCCGAGAGAGATACGAATATCTTTGTCGCGTCCTCGATAACGTGAGTGTTGGTAAGGATGTAGCCGCGGCTATCAATAATCGAACCGGAGCCGGAACCACCTTCCTGCGGAATCGGTTCAAGGAACCAGTTTACCCCGACCGTTTCCGTGGTGATATTGACAACCGCATCATTGGTATTTTCGTACACCGAAATATTTTGCTTTTCTTCTGCGGTGTAACGGCTCGCCGGTTCCGCGGCAGCGGTCAGATACGGACTTGCCTGTTCCATCGATTCGGAAACAGACACACTTCCGCTGCCGGTATTCTCGGCGACACTGCTCTGTACGCCACTCTGTTCTGCTTGCTCAGTATTACTTCCTATCAAGGCTTCAAGCTCAGTTGCGGCATCCCTATGCGATGTTTTCGTTCCGCGTCCTAAATAAACGCCAGCCCCATAAGCGGCAAGTGCAATAAAACAGCCGACAACGGCTGCGGAAAGAATAAGCTGTCTTCTAGTATAAAGCTTCATACGCGCCTCTCTTAAAAATTATGCCAGTATATTCCTATATATCTTATTAGTATAAATATACAAAAAAAAAGTCTCCCCGCCAATAGAAAAACATCGAGATAAACGCATCGGATTTCTTTTCAACAGCCTCTTTATTCTGAGATATTTATTCATCTATATTATGAAGCATCCATAAAACACTGTGTTTTGCCCTTTCAAAAAAAAACATTCTCCGATATAATCGATCTATCGAATAGATAGTGCGTAGGACATAAAAAGTATGGAAAACCCGCTTGTTACAAAGAAGTTGCGCAAAACAAAAGCACGAAATTTGATCATCAGTATTTTATCTCAAGATAAAGATAAGGCATTCTCTGTCGAAGAACTGCATGAAGCCTGCGGGGAGGAGCTGCAAATTGACTTATCGACGGTGTATCGAACAATGCATACACTTGCCGAATCCAATTTTGTAACAAAGAGCATACATCCTGACGGAAAAGCCTATTTTCAGATTGCATCTCAGCAAGGAACAGAACATCACCACCGAATTGTATGCAGTAAGTGCAGGGCTTCGGCCGATATTGCCGTTTGTCCGCTTCACGATTTGGAAGACCAAATCTTATCCGAAACGGGTTTTACCATGACATCACACAGCATAGAACTTACCGGTCTTTGCCCTGCCTGCAAAGCTGAAGAGGAAGAAAAGCAGCATACTATAGGGCATCCCTAATTTTTAGAGGTTCCCTATACCTTAAATTTTGAAACTTCTTCAGCCAAATTTTCAATACTCCGTTTATTCTTCTGTGTAATTGCATTCACTTCCTGCACGGCATTATTAATTTGTGCAGCTCCCGATGCCATTTCGTTTATACTTTCCGTGATAACACAAGTCAGATTGTCGAGTTTTTGCATTTCCTGCGAAGCTTTTTCTCCGCCTTTCAACATTTCTTCCGAACCGGTTTGCACTTCAACCGTTACCGTATTAATGCTCTTAATAGCTGCCAGTACTTCCTTACTACCATTCTCCTGTTCCTGCATCGATTCGGTAACCTGTGTACTCATGGCTTTTACCTGCTCTGCAAGATTAAAGATCGCATTAAACTTTTCTTCAACAGTTTTCGACGAAGCAGAAAGCATTTCAATTTCACTTGATAACATTTTCAATGTAGCGGTAATGCTTTTGCCTTGTGCTGCAGAATCTTCGGCAAGCTTACGGATTTCGTCTGCTACAACGGCAAATCCTTTTCCAGCTTCTCCTGCGTGAGCAGCTTCTATTGCAGCATTCATTGCAAGTAAATTCGTCTGCGATGCAATGTGCTGAATAACACTTGATGCTTCCAAAAGAGAACCCGATTCTTCTGCGATTTTCTGTGTTACAGTATTAGAGGTAACAATTGTTGCCTTGCCGTCACCGGTTGCAGCGGTAAGCTCTTTGATAACAGAGTCTGTTTTCTCAAGCGTTTTTCCGATTGATGCGATATTTGCAACCATTTCTTCTATCGATGAAGAAGATTGCACGACACTTGTCGCCTGCATCTCGATACCGGCATTCAGTTGTGTAATTGTACGAACAATCTCTTCAATAACGGCAGCTGTTTCAGTAACGCTTGCTGCTTGAGTTATCGCCTGCTGCTTTACCTCATCGATGTTTGCACTAATCTCATGTACTGCACTCGCCGTTCCGGTCATATTAGATGCAAGTTCATTACCTACTTCTTTCATTATGCTCGTGTTTGTTCCGACTTGGTGAATAGACGCCGCAATTTTTGAAAGCATTTTATTGAAATATTCAGATAATAGCGCTATTTCATCTTTCCCATGAATTGGCAATCGGAATGTCAAATTCCCATCTCCTTGAGCAATATCTTTAAGCGCAGAAGTAGTATTACTCAATGGTTTGCTTACGGTTTTTCGTATTGAAAAATACAGCAACGAAATAGATATTCCTATTACAATGATTGTTACAAGCAGTGGGATTTCTGCAATGGTAAACATACCGGGTAAAAAATCATCCACAGGCGCAATAAATACAATATTATACGGAAGATTTGCAATCTGTCGTCCGCTGTATATCATCTTGCCTCTTTTTCCATCTTTCCATGTTTTTATATCAGGATATTGCGGAATCTCATTCATCGTTTCCGGTAAATATTCTTTTAATGATACACCAAAACTTTCATTATTTGACGAAATAACGATATTATCATTTTCATCCGTTACAAATAGGATCGAATGTGCAGACGGTAGTGTTTGTTTCATTGTCTCAACCGATTCGTCAAGATCAAGCCCTACGCCAACAATCCCTAATAATTCTGATTCTTGATTATAAACGTGTGCATTGATCCACAACCCCATCACACCGGTCTCTTTGCTTTTGTTGATATTGAATGTTACTTTTTCTTTCAACTTTATCGTTTTAAAAAACCATGCATCCGCCGGTTCACTTTCCTTCAAGAGGGAATAATGAACCTTTTTATTTGCGTCCACTATATAATAATCTTTTGTCTGTGTGCTTGATACCCAAGAAGAGATAATACGTTTTTCAGAAGCAAACTCTTCAAGACGACGTATAATAGCATTCTTACTTTCGCCTTCAGGCGTACCATCGTCCAACCAATCAATAAGTATTTGATTATTTGCCCACGCTTCTGAACGAGAATATCCGAACAATAAATCGGACTGTAAATCGATGCTTGCCATCGATAAAACTCCCGGAACGCCTTTGTAAAATTGTCGTTCAACTAATTGGCGAACAGAAAAAACCGAAAACCCTAATATAACACATGCCGCAATAGAAACCGTCAGTGCCATTGAAAGTGTCAGTTTAGAACGTAACGTCATATACATCTCCTTTAAAAATTAAGCAGACTGATTGAATGTGTCAGGGGGATATCTTTTAAAAGCCGTATTGGTCTTAAAAGATATCCCCCCTCGCAACAAAGTCTATAATGCTATTAGAATGCTATATAGAACATCTCTAAAAATCTCAGGTTTTAGAGGTTTCCCATAAATTTCTCCTTACTGTAACGGATAAGTACAGGTATCCGCTATAAATAAATCTTCTTCTATAATACCCCCCCCCCCCCCTCAAAAGTCAAGCAAAAAAATGCTTTTTCTTGGACAGAAAAGAGAGATGGTATCCCCCTTGCCTAAGCGGAACCGGTTAGACAAAAGCGACGGAGATATCATACTGAACCAAAGCTCGAAAAAAGTTTTTCGTTAGCGACAGATCTATAACCGTACCGTAAGCCGTATGGAAAGTCCGGTTAGAAGCGGGTCGATAATCAGTGCAGAAAGTCTCCCCTTTCCCGTATCCAACTGTTTTGCAAGCTGGGGCGATAGAATCGGCACGGGGATTATTCTCCCGGCGGAAAGCTCAACGTTCGGTGTAACGGCAAAGCCAATAGAAAAGTACAACAACAGCAGAGATGTCCCCGTAAGGGTCGGCAGCGGAGTGCTGCTTTTTTCTTCTTTTCCCTTAAACAGAAATGATTTTTTCTCTTTTGAATGAAGTACATCGCTACCGGTATCATTGACAACGGAATAACATTGCACTGCGCCGTAGAATCGGAACCTATCCGCCGTATAGCGGTAACTGCCGCCGAATCCCAGTACGGAGCCGCTGATGCTTATATCGCGATTGTAAAAGCGATAAGGGAACAGAAAATACCCTTGATTTGCCGCAGTCAGCCGAATAGAAAAAGTCCCCGAAAAATAGATATATGATGCGAAAAGAGAGAGCGCCGAATGCGCAGCAATCGGGACATAGATGGTATTTTGAAATGCAAATACTCGTGCGGCGCCTGATGCAACCGATTCTCCTGTTTTATTGGTTAGTACGCCTTTCAGCTTGAGCGCCGCTATGCTGCCTTCGTACCATTGGGTTAATCTAAATCGATGGATCGAGGCTATCGCCTCTAGAGATGGTTGGGCAATTAAGAAGCTGAGATCATGTAGTCCGATTGCCGCCTGTCCCCAATACCAAGCCCCGTCATAGCGGATACGGTAAGCGGGTACCCCGCAGGAAATGCCTGCGCTATAGAACCGATGTACAAGATGATCCTCCCGCAATTCGGTATTGGGGAGTCGGATGCGCAGTCGGTTCAGCTCCCATTCCGTCAACCCTGCTCGAAATCCAACAGCACACAGAGAATCTTCTGTTCCGGCTTCCACCGCTGCACTGCCGTGCCGAAGCAGCGATTCTGCACTGGCGTTGGAAAAACCCGAAAGCAGCGTAGCGCTCCCTCCGGTTACGGCAGCGCAGCCATACCGAAAAGAGAGCGATGCAGCCAACCGATTCCACGAAAAGGCTGCGCTGCCCTGCTGCGTTTTGATAACAATTCCTGCACCATTACCATACCCAAGTGCAGGAGCGCCGCCTCCCTCCGCTTGAGGTTCCGCATAAGCGGTACACACAAGCGGAATAATAAGCAGCGCTATGCAAAAAACTTTTTTCATTGTCCCGTTTTGGCGGTGTTATTTGTAGAAGTTTATAATTTTCTTTCCGGCATCATCGTTAAGCGGAATCCCGAAATCTACAAAAACCTCGCTATTGTTATTAAATTTTACCGTTACAAAATCATCCATAAATCTTTTGAGCGTAAGATTCATATACGGGACGCTGCCGTTTGCATCATAAATCTTCGGTTTTGAACCATCCATTTCAAAGAGATTGGACAGTTTGAAGTATTCATAGGTAAAGACCTTGCCCATATCGATTTCAAACTTAGTCAGGTAGACTGGTGTTGGGTGAGGCTCTCCCGGCAGTGGTTCAGGGTATACGGGCGGTTTAGCAAGCGGATTGTTTTCTCCAATTAAGATATTCGCCTTGCGTCCTTCTGCTACTGCATCCCGGATTTCTTTTACCATTGCCTGTATAAAGGCTATATTCTTTACAAGTTCTTCTTTTGCTTTAGCCGGAAGGGTTTCCGAATCGGTCAAGCTCTTGTATGCAGCCAACAGCAAGTCAGCGCCTTTTACGATATCATCCTTTGCATTAACAATTTTTTGTGGATTTCGGCCTTTCAGAAAACCGTTGTTAAAGGGATCCTGCTTTTGGTTATAGCTGCCAAGGTTCTTTAAGATTTCATCTTCTTTTTCCCAGTTCCACTTGAGGATGTTAAGGTCGGTGTTGAATGAGTAGGACTGCACAAGCTCAAAAGCTCCTTTGGCAACGGTCATACTGCCGATAAGCCCTAAAAGCTGCTCTTTTTGCAGTTCAACATCAGTATCTTTCGGGAATATACGATCCTCGCCGCTCATACCCAATCGTTTGATGAGCTGCTTGTCGATGGTAACCGACTTAGTTGCATCAAGGCTGTTTAAAACAGTAGACGCATTGGCAAATTCTTTACCGAACAGAATACCATACAGTTCATCGATGAGTTGATCAACCTTTGCGCTGTCACTGTGTTCAATAATATACGCAGGAATTTGCAAGAGCGGATTAAGTTCTTTATACCAGTCTGCTGCGGGCTTCATTTCCGGGGCATAGAGAGAGCCTTGTGCATCATAGTAATACGATATATACTTCTCGATTTCTCGATCATACCGTTTTGCTACTGCAGCTCCTTGCATAGACTCGATGTACGGAGAATTCCACACCATGTAGTTACCGTTTTCGTCAAAGTTGTCTACAATAAAATATTCTCCCGTATGCGGTAATTGATCCGGTCCATTATAGTCATACCAGCGTTTTCTATCTGCTATGGGCATACTGTCGATCTTTTTCCATGCTTCATCGTATCCAAGCTCTACCCACTTGCCATTGAGTCCTGCGAATGTTCCTCGTTCATAGATGTTTCTATTTTGTGGAAGCCGAATGCTTACTTTAGCGGTGTCAGGGCTTGAGGCAATATGTCCGCTTACACGGTAGTAATATCCATCGGTCTTTTCGAGAAAGAGATACGTATATGCATTAGTCCAACTTCGTGTCTTGTAGGTTTGTTCTTTAAACCAGTCCAGATTTACCAAGGCATTGAGCGTTGCGGGATAGGTTGCAAAGCCCATTTTGTTCCGCATAAAATCGACGGTCTCCGGTTTTATGCTGATGGTTGCCAGCTGTACCACTGCGTAATACGCCTTGGTGGTGTTGTTTTGTTCGGCGTTATAGGCTTCTCTAAACTTTGCAAGGGCGGCGTCATAATCAGGCTTCTCTTTGCTCAACTCGTCGATGCCTGCTTGGATATAGAGCTTCCAGTCCGTACTGGAGGATGGATTTACTTCCTGTGTTGCATCAGGTTTTTCCGTTTCGGTACCGTCGGCATTTTTTACTAACGGGGTTACTTTCGGCTTTGTGCCTTCTTTTACACCGCCGGTCAGTACGATACCATTTTTTATATCGTCCACGGTAACTGTTTTTGTCTGCTCCTTCCCCTGCGCATCAGTCCACTCAATTTTATACCGGTCATAAGATTTACCATCCTCTGTCGTGGGGAATTGGTCGGATTTCAGCTGCTGCAGCGCTTCCGGCTTTGGCTCATCCGGGCTGGCTGGATTGGACGGGGTGGCTGGTTTGGACGGATTATTTAATCCACCGCACGCTGTTATAATGACACTTGCAGCAAAAAATGCAGCAAGTACAGCAACTGAAAACAGCCTGTGTTTTTTCATAAAATTTCTCCTTCTGTAACGGATAAGTACAGGTATCCGCTATAAATAAATCTTCTTCTATAATACCCCCCCCCCCCCTCAAAAGTCAAGCAAAAAAATGCTTTTTCTTGTTCAAAGAAGAGAGATGGTATCCCCCTTGCCTAAACGGAACCGGTTAGACAAAATAGATAAAATAGCATGATTTTAACGACTTGCAATTTGCTACAGAAGTCCTACAGAGTGTATAAAAACGATACTCAAAACTGTCACGAAGAATTTATCCGCTTTATGTTCGCTTTTGAAATTAAGAATTACGGATAGGGAAAATGTGTATAAACTGCCCCAAAGAATGCCTTGATGACGGCGAACAACTCTCGCCGCCGGTCGGAATCTACCGTATGCAGCTCTTTTAAAATATGCAGCGAATGAGCCAGTCCGTTGGCAGTTAATTCACTGAGCGTTTCCGCACCGGTGCCGAACAGAACGGCAAACAACGTTTCGATAAATTCTTTCCGCTCGGTATCGTTAAGATGAGAAAGCCATTCCCGCATGGTTTTTTCCGCAAAATAGCTTTCCTTTGTCCGCCCTTGCTGATAGGTTACAAACTCATCTCGTTTAATTTGCCAAGAAAACGCATCATGCTGCCAGAAGGTGTTGGTTTCGGAGCTTTCAATAACGGTATAATGCGGCAGATAGGATAAAAGCACACCGACAACGGACGACTGCGGAATAAAAGAAGCAGTTTTAGGGATAATCGCTTGAAATCCGCTCCGTTGTTCGATATCAAAGGCAAAGCCGGGACCGTCAAAACAGAACACCCGCTCAATCCGCTCCTGTACCGAAGCAGCGGCAGTCCCAGCCGCATAGAGCGCAAGGTTTCCACCTTTGGAATGCCCCGCAATGGAGAGCTTTTCGATGCCGGACGTAATAGCAGCTTCCACAGCCGCCGAAAGATAATCCGCCGCTGCAGTATGAGAGGGGATAGGGGTGGAAAGGCTCAAAAGGCAGTCTTCTTTCCATCCGATTATGCTATCGTCCGTACCCCGATAGACAACACAGGCACACCCCGTTGGAAGCACGGCGGTAATCGCTGCGAACTGCTTATCCGTATTGCGGTCAATCTCATTTACAAAGCCTTTTAACAGAATGGAACCGAAGCGCTCAGTTTCCGCAGCAGTTTTGAGCAAATCGGCGGTGAGCGGATTGATAAATACACCGAACTCTTCGGGAGTTCCGCGCGTAGAATCTGCGGCATAGATACGGGCAGCTTCCCGCAGCGTAATACTATCGGTAAATTGAGCAGGAACAATATCGGAAAAGTTAAGGTAAGAAAGTTGACACAGTACCAGCGCGTCTACCGCATTGAACGGGCGCACCTCAAAGGGAAGATCGCCGCGCCAGAGCACATAATCGGAAAGGTTTGCCATCGAAGGTTATGTTCCTGCAATGTTATTTTGCAGCAATTTTATTATATAGCGCGTCAAGATCCGCCTGCGAAAAGTATGAAATATGCACGATACCTTTTTCAAGGTCGCCTTTAATTTCCACCTTTGTACCCAGAGCATCGATAAATTGCTGCTCAATATCTTTGACCGCAAGCTGCGCATCATCCGTTTCCAGCTGTTTTACCGACTGCGGCGCTGATTTTTTCTGTCCGGTACGGCTACCGTTTTTCAACTGAGCCGCCTGCATCTCCGCGTCACGCACCGAAAGAGCCTGCTCCGTAATGCGGGTAAACAGCAGCGTTTGATCCGCCGGATTGATAAGCGAGAGAATTGCCCGCGCATGACCTGCGGTGATAGAGCCTTTTTCCAGCGCCGTC from the Treponema medium genome contains:
- a CDS encoding Fur family transcriptional regulator is translated as MENPLVTKKLRKTKARNLIISILSQDKDKAFSVEELHEACGEELQIDLSTVYRTMHTLAESNFVTKSIHPDGKAYFQIASQQGTEHHHRIVCSKCRASADIAVCPLHDLEDQILSETGFTMTSHSIELTGLCPACKAEEEEKQHTIGHP
- a CDS encoding methyl-accepting chemotaxis protein, whose product is MTLRSKLTLSMALTVSIAACVILGFSVFSVRQLVERQFYKGVPGVLSMASIDLQSDLLFGYSRSEAWANNQILIDWLDDGTPEGESKNAIIRRLEEFASEKRIISSWVSSTQTKDYYIVDANKKVHYSLLKESEPADAWFFKTIKLKEKVTFNINKSKETGVMGLWINAHVYNQESELLGIVGVGLDLDESVETMKQTLPSAHSILFVTDENDNIVISSNNESFGVSLKEYLPETMNEIPQYPDIKTWKDGKRGKMIYSGRQIANLPYNIVFIAPVDDFLPGMFTIAEIPLLVTIIVIGISISLLYFSIRKTVSKPLSNTTSALKDIAQGDGNLTFRLPIHGKDEIALLSEYFNKMLSKIAASIHQVGTNTSIMKEVGNELASNMTGTASAVHEISANIDEVKQQAITQAASVTETAAVIEEIVRTITQLNAGIEMQATSVVQSSSSIEEMVANIASIGKTLEKTDSVIKELTAATGDGKATIVTSNTVTQKIAEESGSLLEASSVIQHIASQTNLLAMNAAIEAAHAGEAGKGFAVVADEIRKLAEDSAAQGKSITATLKMLSSEIEMLSASSKTVEEKFNAIFNLAEQVKAMSTQVTESMQEQENGSKEVLAAIKSINTVTVEVQTGSEEMLKGGEKASQEMQKLDNLTCVITESINEMASGAAQINNAVQEVNAITQKNKRSIENLAEEVSKFKV
- a CDS encoding Mbeg1-like protein → MANLSDYVLWRGDLPFEVRPFNAVDALVLCQLSYLNFSDIVPAQFTDSITLREAARIYAADSTRGTPEEFGVFINPLTADLLKTAAETERFGSILLKGFVNEIDRNTDKQFAAITAVLPTGCACVVYRGTDDSIIGWKEDCLLSLSTPIPSHTAAADYLSAAVEAAITSGIEKLSIAGHSKGGNLALYAAGTAAASVQERIERVFCFDGPGFAFDIEQRSGFQAIIPKTASFIPQSSVVGVLLSYLPHYTVIESSETNTFWQHDAFSWQIKRDEFVTYQQGRTKESYFAEKTMREWLSHLNDTERKEFIETLFAVLFGTGAETLSELTANGLAHSLHILKELHTVDSDRRRELFAVIKAFFGAVYTHFPYP